One Oryza glaberrima chromosome 10, OglaRS2, whole genome shotgun sequence DNA segment encodes these proteins:
- the LOC127753290 gene encoding U-box domain-containing protein 33-like isoform X1, with protein sequence MEILSPSPPPSPGPASASASGSGSAMDSFIHRGAGWHFPRRDNVDARVHVAVGRSPEKTLGLLRWAFRRFACAQVVLVHVHQPSPLIPTLLGKIPAAQATEELVLSHRKSEKDEMNKILLTYLTFCHRAQVQASLLVTENEQIHDGIITLVKDHGITKLVMGSTPDTCFKLKASYGKASFMARNAPSFCEIWFVWRGRHIWTREAAAAIGNNISVYNEDDVMIRKRIRFSSTSNNAESILDEGYISYEAQTPADRYEITISDNGQPNDYESLVDANHFCNIIVPNLQHAQSAFNSTFQPGSSVDMESLVLYPQEILDKNFKQVILEAERSRKDAFVELLKRKDTESRVAGVIARAKASEFAQKQEMKMREELEALLTATKKQHEDLAENKEKATEGLDSSMRKLAILDARAKSIAFRMNEAVAELKLIQSSIGTLNQEIPKREKLELVHTDQVERCAYNHIMLPNCSSTVCADDLYNFRELTLSDIKAATCKFSDSLKVQPRGLGCVYKGEIMNRSVMIYKLHSCIIQSSMQFQQEVHLISKVRHPHLVTLIGACPDALCLVYEYVPNGSLHDRLWSKCGIPQLPWKIRARIVAEISSALFFLHSCKPQMIVHGDLKLENILLDANLHCKIADCGISQLFMEDAKDADPEYRRSKPLTPKSDIYSFGIVILQLLTGKQAAGLPSEVRRAMSSGKLWSLLDPTAGEWPLEVARRLAELGLKCSEAASPELLTPETVRDLEQLHLMRDNRQVPSFFLCPILKEVMHDPQVGADGLTYEGRAISELMDNGPPITPNHALRFAIHDWLSQRSTPF encoded by the exons atggagATACttagcccgtcgccgccgcccagccccggccccgcctccgcctccgcctccggctccggctccgccatggATTCCTTCATCCACAGAGGTGCCGGTTGGCATTTCCCCCGCCGTGACAACGTCGACGCGCGGGTCCATGTCGCCGTCGggaggtcgccggagaagaCGTTGGGCCTGCTGCGATGGGCCTTCCGCCGCTTCGCCTGCGCCCAAGTCGTCCTCGTGCACGTCCACCAACCTTCTCCGCTCATCCCTACCCTCT tagGCAAGATTCCTGCCGCTCAAGCCACCGAAGAGCTCGTGCTGTCGCATCGCAAATCCGAGAAGGACGAAATGAACAAGATCCTCCTCACCTACCTCACTTTCTGTCACAGGGCACAG GTTCAGGCAAGTCTTCTTGTCACGGAGAATGAACAAATCCATGATGGTATTATCACTTTGGTCAAAGATCATGGGATTACAAAGCTTGTCATGGGTTCTACACCTGATAC TTGCTTCAAGTTGAAAGCGAGCTATGGCAAAGCATCTTTTATGGCAAGGAATGCCCCATCATTTTGTGAAATCTGGTTTGTTTGGAGAGGAAGACACATTTGGACCAGAGAAGCAGCTGCAGCCATTGGCAACAATATCTCAGTTTACAATGAAGATGATGTTATGATCAGGAAAAGAATCAGGTTCAGCTCTACTAGTAACAATGCTGAATCCATACTTGATGAAGGATACATTTCATACGAGGCACAAACACCTGCTGATCGTTATGAAATCACCATTTCAGATAATGGTCAACCGAATGATTATGAATCTCTTGTTGATGCCAACCATTTCTGCAATATTATTGTACCAAATTTGCAACATGCACAGTCTGCATTTAACTCAACATTCCAGCCTGGTTCTTCTGTAGACATGGAATCATTAGTGTTATATCCTCAG GAAATCTTGGATAAAAATTTCAAGCAAGTCATTCTAGAAGCAGAGAGATCAAGGAAGGATGCTTTTGTTGAGCTTCTCAAGCGCAAAGATACAGAGTCAAGAGTAGCCGGTGTTATTGCCAGG GCAAAAGCTTCTGAGTTCGCTCAAAAACAAGAAATGAAAATGCGGGAGGAACTTGAAGCTTTGTTGACAGCCACAAAAAAGCAGCATGAAGATCTTgcagaaaataaagaaaaggctACAGAAGGGTTGGACTCTTCGATGAGAAAACTAGCCATCCTAGATGCACGTGCTAAAAGCATAGCTTTTCGGATGAATGAAGCTGTGGCAGAGCTGAAATTGATTCAATCTTCCATAGGAACACTCAATCAGGAAATTCCCAAAAGAGAGAAGCTAGAACTTGTACATACTGACCAGGTTGAAAGGTGTGCATATAACCACATTATGTTACCAAATTGCAGTTCAACTGTTTGTGCTGATGACTTGTACAACTTTAGAGAATTGACTTTGTCAGATATTAAAGCTGCAACATGCAAGTTCTCAGACAGCTTAAAAGTACAGCCACGAGGTCTTGGATGTGTTTATAAAGGAGAGATTATGAACAGAAGTGTAATGATTTATAAGTTGCACTCGTGTATCATTCAGAGTTCGATGCAGTTCCAGCAAGAG GTCCACCTCATTAGCAAGGTGAGGCACCCTCACCTGGTGACTTTGATTGGGGCATGCCCGGATGCATTGTGTCTTGTCTATGAATACGTGCCAAACGGGAGCCTTCACGACCGCCTTTGGAGCAAGTGCGGCATTCCTCAGTTGCCATGGAAAATCCGTGCACGTATTGTTGCTGAAATCTCAAGTGCTCTATTCTTCTTGCATTCCTGTAAACCTCAGATGATTGTCCACGGTGACTTGAAGCTTGAAAACATCCTTTTAGATGCCAACCTGCACTGCAAGATAGCTGATTGTGGTATTTCTCAATTATTCATGGAAGATGCCAAGGACGCAGACCCGGAATACCGGAGAAGCAAACCATTGACACCCAAATCTGACATATACTCCTTTGGGATTGTGATACTCCAGTTACTAACTGGGAAGCAGGCTGCAGGCCTTCCCAGCGAAGTAAGGCGTGCAATGTCCAGTGGAAAGCTATGGtcattgttagatccaacagCTGGAGAGTGGCCTCTGGAGGTGGCTCGAAGGTTAGCAGAGTTGGGGCTCAAGTGCAGTGAGGCAGCAAGTCCAGAGCTGCTGACTCCAGAAACTGTGCGAGATCTGGAACAGCTCCACCTGATGAGGGATAATAGACAAGTGCCCTCCTTCTTCCTGTGCCCGATCCTCAAG GAAGTGATGCATGATCCCCAGGTGGGGGCGGACGGGTTGACGTACGAAGGGCGCGCCATTTCCGAGTTGATGGACAATGGCCCTCCAATCACCCCCAACCACGCCCTTCGTTTTGCCATCCATGACTGGCTCTCTCAGAGATCAACTCCTTTCTGA
- the LOC127753290 gene encoding U-box domain-containing protein 33-like isoform X2, whose translation MEILSPSPPPSPGPASASASGSGSAMDSFIHRGAGWHFPRRDNVDARVHVAVGRSPEKTLGLLRWAFRRFACAQVVLVHVHQPSPLIPTLLGKIPAAQATEELVLSHRKSEKDEMNKILLTYLTFCHRAQVQASLLVTENEQIHDGIITLVKDHGITKLVMGSTPDTCFKLKASYGKASFMARNAPSFCEIWFVWRGRHIWTREAAAAIGNNISVYNEDDVMIRKRIRFSSTSNNAESILDEGYISYEAQTPADRYEITISDNGQPNDYESLVDANHFCNIIVPNLQHAQSAFNSTFQPGSSVDMESLVLYPQEILDKNFKQVILEAERSRKDAFVELLKRKDTESRVAGVIARAKASEFAQKQEMKMREELEALLTATKKQHEDLAENKEKATEGLDSSMRKLAILDARAKSIAFRMNEAVAELKLIQSSIGTLNQEIPKREKLELVHTDQVERELTLSDIKAATCKFSDSLKVQPRGLGCVYKGEIMNRSVMIYKLHSCIIQSSMQFQQEVHLISKVRHPHLVTLIGACPDALCLVYEYVPNGSLHDRLWSKCGIPQLPWKIRARIVAEISSALFFLHSCKPQMIVHGDLKLENILLDANLHCKIADCGISQLFMEDAKDADPEYRRSKPLTPKSDIYSFGIVILQLLTGKQAAGLPSEVRRAMSSGKLWSLLDPTAGEWPLEVARRLAELGLKCSEAASPELLTPETVRDLEQLHLMRDNRQVPSFFLCPILKEVMHDPQVGADGLTYEGRAISELMDNGPPITPNHALRFAIHDWLSQRSTPF comes from the exons atggagATACttagcccgtcgccgccgcccagccccggccccgcctccgcctccgcctccggctccggctccgccatggATTCCTTCATCCACAGAGGTGCCGGTTGGCATTTCCCCCGCCGTGACAACGTCGACGCGCGGGTCCATGTCGCCGTCGggaggtcgccggagaagaCGTTGGGCCTGCTGCGATGGGCCTTCCGCCGCTTCGCCTGCGCCCAAGTCGTCCTCGTGCACGTCCACCAACCTTCTCCGCTCATCCCTACCCTCT tagGCAAGATTCCTGCCGCTCAAGCCACCGAAGAGCTCGTGCTGTCGCATCGCAAATCCGAGAAGGACGAAATGAACAAGATCCTCCTCACCTACCTCACTTTCTGTCACAGGGCACAG GTTCAGGCAAGTCTTCTTGTCACGGAGAATGAACAAATCCATGATGGTATTATCACTTTGGTCAAAGATCATGGGATTACAAAGCTTGTCATGGGTTCTACACCTGATAC TTGCTTCAAGTTGAAAGCGAGCTATGGCAAAGCATCTTTTATGGCAAGGAATGCCCCATCATTTTGTGAAATCTGGTTTGTTTGGAGAGGAAGACACATTTGGACCAGAGAAGCAGCTGCAGCCATTGGCAACAATATCTCAGTTTACAATGAAGATGATGTTATGATCAGGAAAAGAATCAGGTTCAGCTCTACTAGTAACAATGCTGAATCCATACTTGATGAAGGATACATTTCATACGAGGCACAAACACCTGCTGATCGTTATGAAATCACCATTTCAGATAATGGTCAACCGAATGATTATGAATCTCTTGTTGATGCCAACCATTTCTGCAATATTATTGTACCAAATTTGCAACATGCACAGTCTGCATTTAACTCAACATTCCAGCCTGGTTCTTCTGTAGACATGGAATCATTAGTGTTATATCCTCAG GAAATCTTGGATAAAAATTTCAAGCAAGTCATTCTAGAAGCAGAGAGATCAAGGAAGGATGCTTTTGTTGAGCTTCTCAAGCGCAAAGATACAGAGTCAAGAGTAGCCGGTGTTATTGCCAGG GCAAAAGCTTCTGAGTTCGCTCAAAAACAAGAAATGAAAATGCGGGAGGAACTTGAAGCTTTGTTGACAGCCACAAAAAAGCAGCATGAAGATCTTgcagaaaataaagaaaaggctACAGAAGGGTTGGACTCTTCGATGAGAAAACTAGCCATCCTAGATGCACGTGCTAAAAGCATAGCTTTTCGGATGAATGAAGCTGTGGCAGAGCTGAAATTGATTCAATCTTCCATAGGAACACTCAATCAGGAAATTCCCAAAAGAGAGAAGCTAGAACTTGTACATACTGACCAGGTTGAAAG AGAATTGACTTTGTCAGATATTAAAGCTGCAACATGCAAGTTCTCAGACAGCTTAAAAGTACAGCCACGAGGTCTTGGATGTGTTTATAAAGGAGAGATTATGAACAGAAGTGTAATGATTTATAAGTTGCACTCGTGTATCATTCAGAGTTCGATGCAGTTCCAGCAAGAG GTCCACCTCATTAGCAAGGTGAGGCACCCTCACCTGGTGACTTTGATTGGGGCATGCCCGGATGCATTGTGTCTTGTCTATGAATACGTGCCAAACGGGAGCCTTCACGACCGCCTTTGGAGCAAGTGCGGCATTCCTCAGTTGCCATGGAAAATCCGTGCACGTATTGTTGCTGAAATCTCAAGTGCTCTATTCTTCTTGCATTCCTGTAAACCTCAGATGATTGTCCACGGTGACTTGAAGCTTGAAAACATCCTTTTAGATGCCAACCTGCACTGCAAGATAGCTGATTGTGGTATTTCTCAATTATTCATGGAAGATGCCAAGGACGCAGACCCGGAATACCGGAGAAGCAAACCATTGACACCCAAATCTGACATATACTCCTTTGGGATTGTGATACTCCAGTTACTAACTGGGAAGCAGGCTGCAGGCCTTCCCAGCGAAGTAAGGCGTGCAATGTCCAGTGGAAAGCTATGGtcattgttagatccaacagCTGGAGAGTGGCCTCTGGAGGTGGCTCGAAGGTTAGCAGAGTTGGGGCTCAAGTGCAGTGAGGCAGCAAGTCCAGAGCTGCTGACTCCAGAAACTGTGCGAGATCTGGAACAGCTCCACCTGATGAGGGATAATAGACAAGTGCCCTCCTTCTTCCTGTGCCCGATCCTCAAG GAAGTGATGCATGATCCCCAGGTGGGGGCGGACGGGTTGACGTACGAAGGGCGCGCCATTTCCGAGTTGATGGACAATGGCCCTCCAATCACCCCCAACCACGCCCTTCGTTTTGCCATCCATGACTGGCTCTCTCAGAGATCAACTCCTTTCTGA
- the LOC127753171 gene encoding protein TIC 62, chloroplastic, which translates to MEQAAKATISLSPPSYAGCCMAACPYRSTRHLRRGGGCSARSISSLRHAPSARVYAAAAAAATPEPKSTKENDLVFIAGATGKVGSRAVREFIKLGFRVRAGVRSAQRASSLVQSVEQLKVDDDATSPAERLEIVECDLEKQAQSDIVSAIGNAAIVVCSIGASEKDILDVTGPYRIDYMATNNLVQAATAAKVEHFILVTSLGTNRIGFPAFLLNLFWGVLCWKRRAEEALIGSGLPYTIVRPGGMERPTDAFKETHNLVVAVEDTYVGGLVSNLQVAELIACIASNRRTAYCKVVEAIAETTAPLQPTEDQLANIPSKRQPPPEPEVVQQGETPPKPIQQSQRPLSPYTAFVDLKPPSSPSPCPPSAAAPAPTSTDTAAAGSSSTLNSSATGTPISVDQPKQQQRPLSPYTRYEELKPPSSPSPTPPSAASSASVSASPDTPPAAAASSAALDSSANGTPITGDQLNQQQRPLSPYTRYEELKPPSSPTPSTPKL; encoded by the exons ATGGAGCAAGCAGCGAAGGCCACCATCTCACTGTCGCCGCCGAGTTACGCTGGATGTTGCATGGCAGCATGTCCCTACCGATCAACGCGGCACCTGcgcagaggaggcggctgctctgctcgctccatctcctccctccgGCATGCCCCTTCTGCTCGTGTTtacgccgcagccgcagccgcagccacgCCGGAGCCCAAGTCGACGAAAGAGAATGACCTCGTCTTCATCGCGGGAGCCACCGGAAAGGTGGGATCCCGAGCTGTAAG GGAGTTCATCAAGCTTGGCTTCCGTGTCCGCGCCGGCGTTAGAAGTGCACAGAGAGCATCGTCCCTTGTGCAG AGTGTTGAGCAACTGAAAGTCGATGACGATGCAACTTCGC CCGCAGAAAGGCTCGAGATCGTAGAATGCGACCTGGAGAAGCAGGCGCAGTCAGACATCGTGTCGGCCATTGGCAACGCGGCGATTGTGGTGTGCTCCATCGGCGCCAGCGAGAAGGACATCCTGGATGTAACGGGCCCCTACCGTATCGACTACATGGCCACCAACAACCTCGTGCAGGCTg CAACTGCTGCAAAGGTTGAGCACTTCATCCTGGTTACATCCCTGGGCACAAACAGGATTGGCTTCCCTGCTTTTCTTCTCAA CTTGTTTTGGGGGGTTCTGTGCTGGAAAAGGCGAGCTGAAGAAGCGCTCATCGGCAGCGGCCTTCCTTACACG ATCGTCCGACCTGGTGGCATGGAGAGGCCAACGGACGCTTTCAAGGAGACGCACAACCTGGTGGTGGCAGTTGAGGACACCTACGTCGGTGGACTCGTTTCCAACCTTCAGGTGGCGGAGCTCATCGCGTGCATCGCCAGCAACAGAAGAACGGCCTACTGCAAGGTGGTCGAAGCGATCGCAGAGACCACCGCGCCATTGCAGCCCACGGAGGATCAGCTCGCCAACATACCTTCAAAGCGG CAACCTCCGCCCGAACCTGAGGTAGTTCAGCAGGGAGAGACCCCTCCAAAACCGATCCAGCAAAGCCAACGACCACTCTCACCCTACACGGC ATTTGTGGACCTGAAGCCTCCAagctcgccatcgccgtgccCACCATCAGCAGCAGCTCCTGCTCCTACTTCTACAGATACCGCTGCGGCAGGTTCATCGTCAACGTTGAACTCCAGCGCCACCGGCACCCCCATCAGCGTGGATCAAccgaagcagcagcagaggcCTCTTTCACCGTACACTAG ATATGAGGAGCTGAAGCCACCCAGCTCGCCGTCACCGACGCCGCCATCAGCAGCTTCATCGGCTTCTGTTTCTGCTTCTCCTGATACACCtcctgcagcagcagcttcatCGGCGGCGTTGGACTCCAGCGCCAACGGCACTCCCATCACCGGCGATCAACTGAATCAGCAGCAGAGGCCTCTTTCACCATACACAAG GTACGAGGAACTCAAGCCTCCAAGCTCGCCAACCCCATCTACCCCCAAACTATAG
- the LOC127786148 gene encoding probable pyridoxal 5'-phosphate synthase subunit PDX1.2: MASDGTDVVALYGGANGLSHKSGSFSVKVGLAQMLRGGVIMDVVTPEQARIAEEAGACAVMALERVPADIRAQGGVARMSDPGLIRDIKRSVTIPVMAKARIGHLVEAQILEAIGVDYVDESEVLTLADDAHHINKNNFRVPFVCGCRDLGEALRRIREGAAMIRTKGEAGTGNVVEAVRHVRSVMGDIRALRSMDDDEVFSYAKRIAAPYDLVMQTKQLGRLPVVQFAAGGVATPADAALMMQLGCDGVFVGSGIFKSGDPALRARAIVQAVTHYSDPKILAEVSSGLGEAMVGINLSDPKMHVERFAARSD; encoded by the coding sequence ATGGCCTCCGACGGCACCGATGTCGTGGCGCTCTACGGCGGCGCCAATGGCCTCTCGCACAAGTCCGGTAGCTTCTCCGTCAAGGTGGGCCTCGCCCAGATGCTGCGGGGCGGCGTCATCATGGACGTGGTCACCCCCGAACAGGCGCGCAtcgccgaggaggccggcgcCTGCGCTGTGATGGCGCTGGAGCGCGTCCCCGCCGACATCCGCGCCCAGGGCGGCGTCGCCCGCATGTCCGACCCTGGCCTCATCCGCGACATCAAGCGCTCCGTCACCATCCCGGTCATGGCCAAGGCCCGCATCGGGCACTTGGTGGAGGCCCAGATCCTGGAGGCCATCGGCGTGGACTACGTGGACGAGAGCGAGGTGCTCaccctcgccgacgacgcccaCCACATCAACAAGAACAACTTCCGCGTCCCCTTCGTGTGCGGCTGTCGCGACCTCGGCGAGGCGCTCCGCCGCATCCGGGAGGGCGCCGCCATGATCCGCACCAAGGGCGAGGCCGGCACGGGCAACGTCGTGGAGGCCGTCCGCCACGTGCGCTCCGTGATGGGCGACATCCGCGCGCTCCGCagcatggacgacgacgaggtcttCTCCTACGCCAAGCGCATCGCGGCGCCCTACGACCTGGTCATGCAGACCAAGCAGCTGGGGCGTCTCCCCGTCGTGCAGTTCGCGGCAGGTGGGGTGGCCACCCCCGCCGACGCTGCCCTCATGATGCAGCTCGGCTGCGACGGCGTCTTCGTCGGCTCCGGCATCTTCAAGAGCGGCGACCCCGCGCTGCGCGCCCGTGCCATCGTGCAGGCTGTCACCCACTACAGCGATCCCAAGATTCTGGCGGAGGTCAGCAGTGGGCTCGGCGAGGCCATGGTTGGCATCAACCTCTCCGACCCCAAGATGCATGTCGAGCGCTTCGCCGCCCGCTCCGACTAG